Genomic DNA from Desulfurivibrio alkaliphilus AHT 2:
GCTGCTGGCCGGTTCCCGGGGGATGACCGGCGCGGCCCTGCTGGCGGCCCGGGGGGCGTTGCGCAGTGGGGTTGGCCTGGTCAGCGCCTGTGTGCCCCGCGATTTGCTGGTGATTTTTGCCACCGCCTGGCCGGAGTTGATGACCGTGGCCCTACCCAACTCGCCGCTGGCGGCGGGTGCGGAGGACCTGGCAACGGTGCAGGCGGCTCTGGCCGGCAAAAGCGCCCTGGTCTTGGGGCCGGGGCTGGGTACGGCCCCGGCCACCGCCGAACTGGTCCGGCAGCTTTACCGGACGCCGGGAGAGCTGCAGATTCCCCAGGTGTTGGATGCCGACGCCCTGAATATCATGGCTGCGGCCCCGGATTTACTGACCGAACCGCCGGGGCCAAGGGTTTTAACGCCGCATCCGGGGGAAATGGCGCGCCTGCTGGGCATGGCCACCGCCGAGGTACAGGAAAACCGGTGGCAGGCGGCCGCCGAACTGGCCGGCCGCCATGGGGTCTGGGTGGTGCTCAAGGGCGCGGGTACGGTGATTGCCGCTCCCGACGGGCAACTGGCCGTAAGCCCCACCGGCAATCCCGGGATGGCGGCGGGCGGCATGGGTGATGTGCTGGCCGGGCTGATCGGCGGCCTGTTGGCCCAGGGGATGGGGCCATGGCAGGCCGCCTGTCTGGGGGCCTACGCCCATGGCCTGGCCGGTGACCTGCTGGCCGCCGCCGGCGGCCTGGAATTTGGCTTTACCGCGTCAGAACTGGCGGATCGGCTGCCGGCGGCCTTCGGGAGTTTTACCAAAATTTAGCAAAATTCAAGGAGAAACAAGCATGCAACTTGCCAAGGACATCATGACCGCCGAGGTGATTACCGTCAGCCCCGATCTGCCGGTGGAGAAACTGGCTTCCCTGCTATGGGAACGTAGGATCAGCGGAGCTCCGGTGGTGGATGAGCAGGGTGAGCTGGTGGGGGTGGTAACTGAAAGCGACCTGATCGATCAGGCCAAAAAACTGCATATTCCCACCGCCATCGCCGTGCTGGAAGCGGTGATCTACCTGGAACGGGGGCGTAAGGTGGAGGAAGAACTGAATAAAATGGCCGGCAGCACGGTAAAAGACATTTGCACCACCAAACCCGCCACCGTAGCCCCCGATACGCCTTTGGATGAAATCGCCACCGTTATGGCTGAAAAGCATCTGCATACCCTGCCGGTAATGGATCGCGGCAAGCTGGTGGGGGTGGTGGGCAAGGCCGATGTCATCCGGGCCCTGATCAACAAATAAGGTAGGCGATCAGTTACCAAATCATTCCTCGACCACCCGGATCCTGGTCAGACCGCGCAGGGAATTGCCGATAAATACCGCCTCCGCGGTTGCCAGGTCCGCCGGCCGCAGGTTTTGCTCCTGCAGCCGGGGCCGGGGCTGGGTCAGCAGGTGGCGGCGCAGTACGCCGTTCAGCAGGCCGGCACTCACCGGCGGGGTCAGCAGCCGGCCTTGGTGGCGGATAAAGAGATTGCTCACCGCACCTTCCGTCAACTCCCCCCGGGTATTGACAAAAAGCGCTTCACAGTGCCCGGCCGCCAGGGCCGCCTCCCGGTGCCGGTCATAAATATCCCGCTGGCTGGTCTTGTGATAGAGCAGGGGCTGGTCCGGGTCAATGGCCGCCGGGGCAATGACCGCGGTGGGTAATTTGGGCCCGTCGCCCGCCGCCGTTGTTTGGTTTTCGGCCTCGACCAGCTCCTGCCAACTGAAGCAGGGGTGGCCGGCAAAGGGGGCGTGGCTCAACGCCAGGGTGCCGTCCTTGGCCAGGGTCAGCCGCACCCTTTGCGGGCCCAGGGCTGCGGCGGTAAAGCCGTTACCATGGGCCGCCAGCAGCCGCCGGATTTCTTCCGGGTCGGCCTCAAAAGCCAGTCGCTGGGCGGAAGCCAGCAACCTCTGCAAGTGCAGTTCCAGCAGGCGATAGCCCTGATCGGGCTGCCAGAGCATGGTTTCGATGAGCACAAAAGGGGGCGTCGGCCGGCTTAAAAAATTGCCTTTCAGTTTGCACTCCCGCCACTCCTGCTCCGGGTCCGAGTCGTAGACCACCCCGGAGCCGATCCCCATTTCGGCCACCCCCCGGTCCAAGGTAACGGTACGGATGGGGACGTTGAACACCATCTCCTGCTCCGGGCTGATAAAACCGATGGCGCCGGTGTAAACGCCGCGGGGGGCCTGCTCCAGCTCATGGATGATCTCCATGGTCCTGATCTTCGGGGCGCCGGTAACCGAGCCGCAGGGGAACAGGGCCTTAAACAGCTCCGCCAGGCCGGTGTCGGCCTTTAGTTCGCCCCGGATGGTGGAGGTCAACTGGTACAGGGTTTCGTAGCTCTCCAGGGTAAACAGCTCCAGGGTCTCAACGGTGCCGGGGCGGCAGATTCGGCCCAGGTCGTTGCGCAGCAGGTCGACGATCATCACATTTTCGCTGCGATTCTTCCGGTCCGCCGGCAGTTCCGCCGCCCAGCGGGCGTCTTCCTCCGGGGTAAGGCCCCGGCGGCTGGTGCCCTTCATGGGGCGGACCGTGCAGTAATCACCTTGCCGGCGCAGAAAAAGTTCCGGCGACAAGGAAATGATGTGCTCCCCGGCCAGGTTGAGCAAAGCGGCGTAAGAGACCCGCTGGTTGCGGCGCAGGGCGCAGTAAAGGGCGGCGGCGGAACCCCGGCAGGGTAACTGCTGTTTAAAGGTGTAGTTAACCTGGTAGGTATCACCGGCGGCGATATATTCCTTGATCCGCCGGACATTGCGCCGGTATTCCGCCCCGGGCAAGGCCCGCTGCAGCGCCTCGGTTACCAGGCCGGGATCACGTTGCGAGGGAAGGGGCTGTTCGGCCCCGGTGACCGGCAGTTTTTTTGCCAGCACCGCAGCCGGGTCGCGATCGTCCCAGCTGCCTCGCTCGTGGTCATAAACCAGAGGGGCGGCATAGACCCCCAGCACCGCCAGCGGGGCCGGTTGGGCCGTCAGCAGCCGTTGCAGTCTGGGTTCCAGCAGGTAACCGAATTCGTAGGCAAACCAGCCGGCCAGGTAATGACCCTGCTGCAGTTCCGCTTCCAGGGCGGCCAGAAAATCCGCCGCAGAAGTTCCGGGACGTAAGGTCAACATCTTCAGGGGCCGGGCAAAGAGCAGCGAACGGCGGTTCTCCGCCGATAAGCGGGCGCTTTCCAGGAAAACGAAGTTTTCTTCGTCTTCCAGCAAACCCAGCAGTTGGTCAAGTTGTTGGTCGCTAAAGGTCCGGCCGGGCCGGCCTGCGGTGTGCTGTTGGTGCATTCTGGCTTTTTACGGGGTTGCGTGATTCTTGGCAAGTCGTTTATGAGCGTAATCGGGGACAGTTTTCAAAACTGTCCCCTCCTCAAGCCTGGCTGATCGCCCGAAGGTTCGTTGCTGCTGAACGATTACGTGCCTTGCTTATTGATCTTGCGATGGGGAGAGGAATAATTTATAAATTGAGGGTTGGCGTCAACGACCGCTTTGGGTGCTGTTTGGGCGAGTCCATACATTTTAGGAGGGAAACATGCTGATTGAAGACTGGATGGCCAAGAACGTTCTTACCGTGGATGAAAACACTTCTCTGATGCGGGCGACCCGGATAATGAAGGAAAACAACATCCGTCGCCTGCCGGTGGTGTCCCACGGCAAACTGATCGGCATTGTCACCGATCGCGACGTTAAGGACGCTTCGCCGTCCAAAACCGCCACCCTGGATATCCACGAACTCTATTACCTGCTCTCCGAGATGAAGGTCAAGGATGTGATGACCGCCTCTCCCCTGACCCTCAAAGGCAAGGACAGCCTGGAACTGGCGGCGGTGATCATGCTGGAAGACAAGATCTCCGGCCTGCCGGTGGTGGATGAAAGCGGCCGGCTGACCGGCCTGCTCAGCGAGACGGACCTTTTGCGGGCCTTTGTTCGCAGCACCGGCATCAAAGATGGCTCCCGCCGCTATGTTTTCGATTTGCCCGACGCCGCCGGTTCGGTCACCAGGGTCATGGAGAGCCTGCGCCAGTATGACGCCCGGGTGATCAGTATCCTGACCTCGTTTGAAGACGCTCCCGAAGGCCAGAAGCGGGTGTCCATCCGGATTACCATGGACGATGCGGCCCGGGCCGAGGAACTGCACCAGGATCTGCTGGCCAAATTTACGGTGGTTGATTTCGGGATCGACGATATCAAAAACCGTCCCCGCAAAAAGCAGTCCTGAAGTTAAAGGTTGCTAACCTTCCGCCGGCATTTCCTGCAGCTTTTTTAGGCGCGGGGTTTCCGCTGCCGGTGCTGGAGAGAGCAGGGCGGGGGGCAGGTTGTCGATACGAAAGGCCTCCAGGGAAACGCGATTCGGCGTTTCTTCTTCAAAATGGCCCACCGCATGGTCAATCGGCACCAGCACGATTCCGGGCGGGCGGGGAAACTCCTTGCCCGCCAGTTGCGCTTTGGCCCCCTGCATGAAGTGCAGCCAGATCGGGGCGGCGGCCCGGGCTCCGCTTTCGTTGCGACCCAAGGGGCGGGCCCGGTCGAAGCCCATCCAGACGCCGGTCACCAGTTCCGGGCTGTAACCGATGAACCAGGCGTCCATATAACGGTCGGTGGTGCCGGTTTTGCCGGCCACCGGCAGGCCGATGGCCGCCACGCTGCGGCCGGTTCCCTCCCTGACCACCCCTTCCAGCAGCCTGGTGACCTGGTAGGCGGTGCGTTCATCCAGCGCCCGCTGGCCTTTCAGGTTGGCCTGTTCCAGAACCCGGCCGTTGCTGTCCCGGACACTTTTGATGAAGACCGGTGCGTGATAAACCCCGCCATTGGCCAGCGCCCCGTAAGCCGCCGTGAGCTCCATGACGGAAATTTCCGCCGACCCCAGAGCCAGCGACAGGTTGTTGCTCAGCGGGCTGCTGATCCCCATTTGCCGGGCCAGTTTTACCACCGGCGCCAGCCCTATTTCCTGCATGATTTTAACCGAGAGAATATTGCGCGAGTATACCAGGCCGTCCCGCAGGGTGGTGGGCCCGTAAAAGCGGTTGCTGAAGTTTTTCGGTTCCCAGACCCGGCCGCGGTCCGCTCCGGGCAGGCGCAGCGGCTCATCAATAATAACGCTGGCCGGCGTCATCCCATGGTCCAGGGCGGCGGCATAAATGATGGGCTTGAAGGCCGAGCCGGGTTGGCGGCGAGCCTGGGTGGCCCGGTTAAACTGGCTGACGGAGAAATCGGTGCCGCCGCTCACCGCTCGAACCAGCCCGCTGCCGGTTTCCATGGCCAGCAGCGCTGCCTGGGGCTGCTCCTGCTGGGCGGCGGCTCGGCGCTGCCGACGTTCCCAGTTTTGCACGCCCAAGGTAACCGCCGCCGCCGCCCGCTGCTGCAGTTCCTGGTCCAGGCCGGTGTAAACCCGCAGCCCGCCGTTGTATAGCATGTTCCGCCCGTAGGTCTGTTCAATTTGGTTTCTGACCTGCTGGAGAAAGTAGCTGTTTTCCTGGCCATTTTGCCGGGGAGAGGCCCACAGCAGGGGATGCAGGTAGGCCCGTCGGGCGGCGGTGGGGGTTATGTAGGCCTCTTCCGCCATCCGGTTCAAAACATAAGCCTGGCGGCGTTTGGCGGCGGTATAATCCCGGAAGGGGGTATAGCGGCTGGGTGCCTGGGGTAGCCCGGCCAGCAAGGCTGTTTCCGCCAGATTGAGCTCCCGGGCGGGTTTGCCGAAATAGGTCCAGGCGGCCGCTTCCACCCCGTAAGCGCCGCTGCCGAGATAAATGTGGTTAAGATAAATATGAAGAATTTCGTCTTTGTTTAGTTTCTGGTCAATGCGGTAAGCAAGAATCGCTTCGCGTATTTTACGGATATATGTCTTTTCCCTGCTGAGCAGCAAGGCCCGGGCCACCTGCTGGGTGATGGTGCTGCCGCCCTGACGGCGCTCACCGGCCCGCAGGTTGTGAACCAGGGCCCGCACAATGGACCAGCCGTCCACCCCGCTGTGGTCATAAAAACGGGCGTCTTCGGCGGCGATGAAAGCCTGGGGGAGCTGTTCCGGGAGTTTATCCAGGGGGACGACAATGCGGTTTTCGGTAAAAACCCGGTCCACCACCACCCCCTGATGATCATAGATCAGGGTGGTCTGAGCCGGTTGGTAGCTGTCCAGCGAACCGATGTCCGGCAGATCCAGGGTAATGTGGACAAACAGCACCGACCCGAGCAGGCCCGTGAGGCCGCCGGCGATAAAGAGCAAAAAGAGCGAGAGCTGGGTTTGCCGCCAGATGCGCGTTTGTTGTTTACTGGTCCGCTTAGTTGCCACAGGAGCCGGGATACCGAATAGGGTGATTGGGGGGCGGTGGTGGCCGCAACTTATGCAAGTCCCTGTTGTTTGCCTATAGTAACAAGCAATCAGGGATCAGGCAAGCAACGAACGCTGGACGGGCGGAGCTTTTCGGCCTGGTGGTGCGATGAGTTGAAAAGGGCTTGCCGCGAGGGCTGAAAAAAGCCGCCCTGATAAGGGGCGGCTTTTAGCAAACAGTTGTTAGTGCAACTGTTTGCCCCAACTAGGAACGGGGGCCGGCAACGCTGAGCGGAGCCAGCCCCGTGATCACTTGGCGGTAATTACGGTAATTACTTTTGGTGACAGCGGGCGCAGTCGTTGCTGGCGAAAGCCTTGCCGCCTTCCTGGTGGCAGGAGAAGCACAAGTTGCCGCTGTTGTGGTCGGCCATGGTGATTTTAACTTCGCGCTTCATCTGGAAAATACCGGTGTGGCAATCGCCGCAGCTCAAGCCGGCGTCGGCGTGAATCTGGCCGCTGAATACGACCTTACCCATGGGGCCGCCTTCAAACTCTGAGGTGTTACCGGGCATGGACGCAATGGCGGTACCAACGAAAGCCAGGGCGGCCAGAATGGTGATAATGGTGGCAGTAAGTTTCATGTGGTGAATCCTCCTCTCTGTTGTGGTTACTGCTGTCTGATTACACAATTGCCCCTTGGAAAAAGGCCTTAGCTGTTCTACATCTGCCGGTTAATCGACAGTAAGGTTCTATATACGAGTGCCGGGAAGGCGTCAATACAAAAAAAACCGGCGGGCACGGGAAGACCATGTCCGCCGGCAATCTTAATTAAGCGTAGCTGTGCAGGCCGGAAAGCAGGAAATTGACGCCGTAATAGGTGAACAGGGTGGAGGCAAAACCCAGCACCGCCAGCCAGGCGATCTTCTTGCCGGTCCAGCCTCGGGTGTATCGCACATGCAGGGTGGCGGCATAAACAAACCAAGTGATCAGCGACCAGGTTTCTTTAGGGTCCCAACTCCAGTAGGTGCCCCAGGCCGAGTTGGCCCAGATGGCGCCGAAGATCAAACCACCCACGGTGAACCAGAGGAAGCCGAAAAGGATGGTTTTATAGATTACCTCATCGATGGTCTTCAGGGGGGGCAGCGAGGCAAAGACGCCAGTGCCTTCCGGCTGGCCGCTTTTTTCCACGTTACGGGCCTTGGTAAGGTACATCACCGCCACCCCGAAGGCGATGGCAAAGGCGGCATAACCCACAAA
This window encodes:
- a CDS encoding NAD(P)H-hydrate dehydratase, yielding MMKLASAEQMRAGDRLAMEIFGIPGPVLMENAGRAVVEVMAHRYGLAGEGEIAVLAGPGNNGGDALVIARHLQQLGARPWVVLLVEPERLQGDAALNLQILRQLPVSLEVVTEVEQWQALQDRLQASRLAVDGIFGTGLSRELSGRFQVAVELLNRFPGPVIAVDAPSGLDSDHGRVLGAAVRADCTVTFALAKPGLVTFPGRAWAGTVEVVDIGIPPAVYDRLAPFKELLTAAELAPWLPRRRPVDHKGSFGHLLLLAGSRGMTGAALLAARGALRSGVGLVSACVPRDLLVIFATAWPELMTVALPNSPLAAGAEDLATVQAALAGKSALVLGPGLGTAPATAELVRQLYRTPGELQIPQVLDADALNIMAAAPDLLTEPPGPRVLTPHPGEMARLLGMATAEVQENRWQAAAELAGRHGVWVVLKGAGTVIAAPDGQLAVSPTGNPGMAAGGMGDVLAGLIGGLLAQGMGPWQAACLGAYAHGLAGDLLAAAGGLEFGFTASELADRLPAAFGSFTKI
- a CDS encoding CBS domain-containing protein, with translation MQLAKDIMTAEVITVSPDLPVEKLASLLWERRISGAPVVDEQGELVGVVTESDLIDQAKKLHIPTAIAVLEAVIYLERGRKVEEELNKMAGSTVKDICTTKPATVAPDTPLDEIATVMAEKHLHTLPVMDRGKLVGVVGKADVIRALINK
- the pabB gene encoding aminodeoxychorismate synthase component I; its protein translation is MHQQHTAGRPGRTFSDQQLDQLLGLLEDEENFVFLESARLSAENRRSLLFARPLKMLTLRPGTSAADFLAALEAELQQGHYLAGWFAYEFGYLLEPRLQRLLTAQPAPLAVLGVYAAPLVYDHERGSWDDRDPAAVLAKKLPVTGAEQPLPSQRDPGLVTEALQRALPGAEYRRNVRRIKEYIAAGDTYQVNYTFKQQLPCRGSAAALYCALRRNQRVSYAALLNLAGEHIISLSPELFLRRQGDYCTVRPMKGTSRRGLTPEEDARWAAELPADRKNRSENVMIVDLLRNDLGRICRPGTVETLELFTLESYETLYQLTSTIRGELKADTGLAELFKALFPCGSVTGAPKIRTMEIIHELEQAPRGVYTGAIGFISPEQEMVFNVPIRTVTLDRGVAEMGIGSGVVYDSDPEQEWRECKLKGNFLSRPTPPFVLIETMLWQPDQGYRLLELHLQRLLASAQRLAFEADPEEIRRLLAAHGNGFTAAALGPQRVRLTLAKDGTLALSHAPFAGHPCFSWQELVEAENQTTAAGDGPKLPTAVIAPAAIDPDQPLLYHKTSQRDIYDRHREAALAAGHCEALFVNTRGELTEGAVSNLFIRHQGRLLTPPVSAGLLNGVLRRHLLTQPRPRLQEQNLRPADLATAEAVFIGNSLRGLTRIRVVEE
- a CDS encoding CBS and ACT domain-containing protein; the protein is MLIEDWMAKNVLTVDENTSLMRATRIMKENNIRRLPVVSHGKLIGIVTDRDVKDASPSKTATLDIHELYYLLSEMKVKDVMTASPLTLKGKDSLELAAVIMLEDKISGLPVVDESGRLTGLLSETDLLRAFVRSTGIKDGSRRYVFDLPDAAGSVTRVMESLRQYDARVISILTSFEDAPEGQKRVSIRITMDDAARAEELHQDLLAKFTVVDFGIDDIKNRPRKKQS
- a CDS encoding penicillin-binding protein 1A; amino-acid sequence: MATKRTSKQQTRIWRQTQLSLFLLFIAGGLTGLLGSVLFVHITLDLPDIGSLDSYQPAQTTLIYDHQGVVVDRVFTENRIVVPLDKLPEQLPQAFIAAEDARFYDHSGVDGWSIVRALVHNLRAGERRQGGSTITQQVARALLLSREKTYIRKIREAILAYRIDQKLNKDEILHIYLNHIYLGSGAYGVEAAAWTYFGKPARELNLAETALLAGLPQAPSRYTPFRDYTAAKRRQAYVLNRMAEEAYITPTAARRAYLHPLLWASPRQNGQENSYFLQQVRNQIEQTYGRNMLYNGGLRVYTGLDQELQQRAAAAVTLGVQNWERRQRRAAAQQEQPQAALLAMETGSGLVRAVSGGTDFSVSQFNRATQARRQPGSAFKPIIYAAALDHGMTPASVIIDEPLRLPGADRGRVWEPKNFSNRFYGPTTLRDGLVYSRNILSVKIMQEIGLAPVVKLARQMGISSPLSNNLSLALGSAEISVMELTAAYGALANGGVYHAPVFIKSVRDSNGRVLEQANLKGQRALDERTAYQVTRLLEGVVREGTGRSVAAIGLPVAGKTGTTDRYMDAWFIGYSPELVTGVWMGFDRARPLGRNESGARAAAPIWLHFMQGAKAQLAGKEFPRPPGIVLVPIDHAVGHFEEETPNRVSLEAFRIDNLPPALLSPAPAAETPRLKKLQEMPAEG
- a CDS encoding c(7)-type cytochrome triheme domain-containing protein, with product MKLTATIITILAALAFVGTAIASMPGNTSEFEGGPMGKVVFSGQIHADAGLSCGDCHTGIFQMKREVKITMADHNSGNLCFSCHQEGGKAFASNDCARCHQK